In one window of Mesorhizobium sp. B2-1-1 DNA:
- a CDS encoding UDP-N-acetylmuramoylalanyl-D-glutamyl-2,6-diaminopimelate--D-alanyl-D-alanine ligase: protein MNLLWTSETLVAAMDGRPIGPMPDGVSGISIDSRSLQPGDAFFAIKGEAMDGHDFATAAIKAGAGVLVVAEGKLPSLGRLTAPMIVVEDVLVALEKLGVASRDRSQAKIIAVTGSAGKTTTKEALRHVLSAVGKVHASAQSFNNHWGVPLTLARMPADCDYAVFEIGMNHPDEIRPLVKMVRPHVAIVTMIAAAHLGFFRNLDEIAKAKAEIFEGLEPGGAAILNRDDARFKLLDKMAHAAGVEHVYGFGEHARSTFRLVKCEVHADHSDIAARIGGHEVTARIGAPGRHMVQNILAVLGAARLVGADLDKVAPALADLSAERGRGKRYVLRHPGGSTSSHPGGPTSSHPGGPITLIDESYNANPASMAAAMALLNATPVTGEGRRIAVLGDMLELGEYSAKLHAALAGLIVGTGTQTVFLGGPEMRALAEALPGEIRTEYRAGAEELKPVLLAALRPGDVVMIKSSKGIGFAKLVDALLGKFPAETTIGKQT, encoded by the coding sequence ATGAATTTGCTGTGGACATCCGAGACGCTGGTCGCCGCCATGGACGGACGACCGATCGGACCGATGCCGGACGGCGTATCGGGCATTTCGATCGACAGCCGCAGCCTTCAGCCGGGCGACGCCTTCTTCGCCATCAAGGGCGAGGCGATGGACGGCCATGATTTCGCGACCGCCGCCATCAAGGCCGGAGCCGGGGTGCTGGTCGTGGCCGAAGGCAAGCTGCCGTCGCTTGGCCGGCTGACGGCGCCGATGATCGTCGTCGAGGACGTGCTGGTGGCGCTGGAAAAGCTCGGTGTCGCATCGCGGGACCGTTCCCAGGCCAAGATCATCGCGGTGACCGGTTCGGCGGGCAAGACGACCACCAAGGAAGCGCTGCGCCACGTGCTGTCGGCGGTCGGCAAGGTGCATGCCTCGGCGCAGTCGTTCAACAACCATTGGGGCGTGCCGCTCACCTTGGCGCGCATGCCGGCCGATTGCGACTATGCCGTGTTCGAGATCGGCATGAACCATCCCGACGAGATCAGGCCGCTGGTCAAGATGGTAAGGCCGCATGTCGCCATCGTCACCATGATCGCGGCGGCGCATCTCGGCTTCTTCCGCAATCTGGACGAGATCGCCAAGGCGAAGGCCGAAATTTTCGAAGGGCTGGAACCTGGCGGCGCGGCGATCCTCAACCGCGACGACGCGCGTTTCAAGCTTCTCGACAAGATGGCGCACGCCGCCGGCGTCGAGCATGTCTATGGGTTCGGCGAGCACGCGCGCTCAACCTTCAGACTGGTCAAATGCGAGGTCCATGCCGATCATTCCGACATTGCCGCCAGGATCGGCGGTCACGAGGTGACGGCTCGCATCGGCGCGCCCGGCCGCCACATGGTGCAGAACATTCTGGCGGTCCTCGGCGCGGCCCGTCTGGTCGGCGCCGATCTCGACAAGGTTGCCCCGGCGCTGGCCGATCTCTCGGCCGAGCGCGGCCGCGGCAAACGCTATGTGCTGCGTCATCCCGGAGGCTCGACTTCGAGCCATCCCGGCGGCCCGACTTCAAGCCACCCCGGTGGACCGATCACGCTGATCGACGAAAGCTACAACGCCAACCCCGCCTCGATGGCGGCCGCCATGGCGCTGCTCAACGCGACGCCGGTGACGGGCGAAGGCCGCCGCATCGCCGTGCTGGGCGATATGCTGGAGCTAGGCGAGTATTCGGCCAAGCTGCATGCTGCACTTGCCGGTCTCATCGTCGGCACCGGCACGCAGACCGTCTTTCTCGGCGGGCCGGAGATGCGGGCGCTGGCGGAAGCGCTGCCGGGCGAGATCAGGACGGAATACCGCGCCGGCGCCGAAGAATTGAAGCCGGTGCTGCTTGCCGCGCTGAGGCCAGGCGACGTGGTGATGATCAAATCGTCGAAGGGCATCGGCTTTGCAAAGCTGGTCGATGCGTTGCTGGGCAAGTTCCCGGCTGAAACGACAATCGGCAAACAGACCTAG
- the mraY gene encoding phospho-N-acetylmuramoyl-pentapeptide-transferase, whose translation MFTLLVDFADKISVFNVFRYITFRTGGALITSALIVFIFGPTIINSLRLRQGKGQPIRADGPQTHFKKAGTPTMGGLMILSGIIGSSLLWANLSSIYVWVVLLVTLGFGSIGFYDDYLKVTKQSHLGFSGKARLALEFVIAGIAAWAIMHNGQAPFSSSLTFPFAKEFLINLGWFFVPFSCFVIVGAGNAVNLTDGLDGLAIVPIMIAAASFGVIAYLSGNAVFAEYLQIHFVPGTGELAVVLGAVIGAGLGFLWFNAPPAAIFMGDTGSLAMGGLIGTVAVATKHEIVLVIVGGLFVVEILSVIIQVGYFKMTGKRVFLMAPIHHHFEKLGWTESQVVIRFWIIAVILALVGLSTLKLR comes from the coding sequence ATGTTCACACTGCTCGTCGATTTCGCGGACAAGATCTCGGTCTTCAATGTCTTCCGCTACATCACCTTCCGTACCGGCGGGGCGCTGATCACCTCGGCGCTGATCGTCTTCATCTTCGGGCCGACCATCATCAATTCGCTCAGGTTGCGCCAGGGCAAGGGCCAACCGATCCGCGCCGACGGGCCACAGACCCATTTCAAGAAGGCCGGCACGCCGACCATGGGCGGACTGATGATCCTGTCCGGCATCATCGGCTCATCGTTGCTGTGGGCGAACCTGTCGAGCATCTATGTCTGGGTGGTGCTGTTGGTGACGCTGGGCTTCGGCTCGATAGGTTTCTACGACGACTATCTGAAGGTGACGAAGCAGTCGCATCTCGGCTTTTCCGGCAAGGCGCGGCTGGCGCTCGAATTCGTCATCGCCGGCATCGCCGCCTGGGCGATCATGCATAATGGCCAGGCGCCGTTCTCCTCGTCGCTGACATTCCCCTTCGCCAAGGAATTCCTGATCAATCTCGGCTGGTTCTTCGTTCCGTTCTCCTGCTTCGTCATCGTGGGAGCGGGCAATGCGGTGAATCTCACCGACGGTCTGGATGGCCTGGCGATCGTGCCGATCATGATCGCGGCGGCGTCCTTCGGCGTCATTGCCTATCTCTCCGGCAATGCCGTATTCGCCGAGTATTTGCAGATCCATTTCGTGCCCGGCACCGGCGAACTGGCTGTTGTGCTAGGCGCGGTCATCGGCGCCGGCCTCGGCTTTCTCTGGTTCAACGCGCCGCCGGCGGCGATCTTCATGGGCGACACCGGCTCGCTGGCCATGGGCGGGCTGATCGGCACCGTTGCGGTCGCCACCAAGCACGAGATCGTGCTGGTCATCGTCGGCGGGCTGTTCGTGGTCGAGATCCTGTCCGTCATCATCCAGGTCGGCTACTTCAAGATGACCGGCAAGCGTGTGTTCCTAATGGCGCCGATCCATCACCACTTCGAAAAGCTCGGCTGGACCGAAAGCCAGGTGGTGATCCGCTTCTGGATCATCGCCGTCATCCTGGCGCTGGTCGGCCTTTCCACCCTCAAGCTCAGATAG
- the murD gene encoding UDP-N-acetylmuramoyl-L-alanine--D-glutamate ligase has translation MIPAASFAGKRVSLFGLGGSGIATAHALIEGGAEVLAWDDNPNSVAKAAAAGIATGDLHTADWATFSAFVLSPGVPLTHPKPHWTVELARGSGVEIIGDVELFCRERTLGAPAAPFIAITGTNGKSTTTALTAHILKASGRDTQMGGNIGRAVMTLDPPQPDRHYVVECSSYQIDLAPSINPTAGILLNLTPDHLDRHGTMQHYASIKERLVAGSGTAIVGIDDSWCAQIAERLERAGRHVIRISKRLPLTDGYFADGTNLMEAVHGRYSRVAFLEGIGSLRGQHNAQNALAAVAACLKVGLDLGEIQSGLESFPGLAHRMEQVGRKDHVLFVNDSKATNADAAAPALSSFSRIYWIAGGLPKEGGIEPLRGFFPRIAKAYLIGEAAPAFSATLGEAVPYEISGTLAAAVEHAAHDAAKDDGGEAVVLLSPACASFDQFKNFEVRGEAFRQAANAIEGVKPIGGAR, from the coding sequence GTGATTCCCGCCGCATCCTTCGCAGGCAAGCGTGTTTCGCTCTTCGGGCTCGGCGGCTCGGGGATCGCGACCGCGCACGCGCTGATCGAGGGCGGGGCTGAGGTTCTGGCCTGGGACGACAATCCCAACAGTGTCGCCAAGGCGGCAGCCGCCGGGATTGCAACCGGCGACCTGCACACAGCCGACTGGGCCACGTTCTCCGCTTTCGTGCTGTCGCCCGGCGTGCCGCTGACGCATCCCAAACCGCACTGGACGGTGGAACTGGCGCGCGGTTCGGGTGTCGAGATCATCGGCGACGTCGAGCTTTTCTGCCGCGAGCGGACGCTCGGCGCGCCAGCCGCCCCCTTCATCGCCATCACCGGCACCAACGGCAAGTCGACGACCACGGCGCTGACGGCGCATATATTGAAGGCTTCCGGCCGCGATACGCAGATGGGCGGCAATATCGGCCGCGCCGTGATGACACTCGATCCGCCGCAACCCGACCGGCACTATGTCGTCGAATGCTCGTCCTACCAGATCGACCTCGCACCATCGATCAATCCGACGGCCGGCATCCTGCTCAATTTGACGCCGGATCACCTCGACCGTCACGGCACCATGCAGCATTACGCTTCGATCAAGGAGCGGCTGGTTGCCGGCAGCGGGACCGCGATCGTCGGCATCGACGATTCCTGGTGTGCGCAGATTGCCGAACGGCTGGAGCGGGCGGGGCGGCACGTCATCCGCATTTCGAAGCGGCTGCCGCTGACCGACGGCTATTTCGCCGATGGCACCAATTTGATGGAAGCGGTGCATGGCCGCTACAGCCGGGTCGCCTTCCTCGAAGGCATCGGCTCGCTGCGCGGGCAGCACAATGCGCAAAACGCGCTTGCCGCGGTGGCCGCCTGCCTCAAGGTCGGGCTCGACCTCGGCGAGATCCAGTCCGGACTGGAAAGCTTTCCGGGCCTGGCGCATCGCATGGAGCAGGTCGGCCGCAAGGACCACGTGCTGTTCGTCAACGATTCCAAGGCGACCAACGCCGATGCGGCGGCACCCGCGCTGTCGAGCTTTTCACGCATCTACTGGATCGCCGGCGGCCTGCCCAAGGAAGGCGGCATCGAGCCGCTGCGCGGCTTCTTCCCGCGTATCGCCAAGGCCTATCTGATCGGCGAGGCAGCGCCGGCCTTTTCGGCGACCCTGGGCGAGGCGGTGCCGTATGAGATATCGGGCACGCTTGCAGCCGCGGTCGAGCATGCCGCGCATGATGCGGCCAAGGACGATGGCGGCGAGGCGGTGGTGCTGTTGTCGCCGGCCTGCGCCAGTTTCGACCAGTTCAAGAATTTCGAGGTCCGCGGCGAAGCCTTCAGGCAAGCTGCGAATGCTATCGAGGGCGTCAAACCCATCGGAGGGGCACGATAA
- the ftsW gene encoding putative lipid II flippase FtsW, producing the protein MQSRLDKSPVATWWWTIDRWFLAAFLSLMGLGIVLSFAASPAVAERIGLDSFHFATRQIIFTVPALGVMLAVSFLDSREIRRMALIMLCLMLVLMVAVLYIGVEVKGARRWVSLAGLSIQPSEFLKPAFVIMCAWLFAEHKRQPDIPGNLFAMLLLVLVVSLLVAQPDLGQTMLTTGTWGIMFFMAGLPWLWIVVLGAAGVGGVFAAYTVFPHVALRIDKFLTGEGDTFQVDMGRDALINGGWFGVGPGEGTVKRVIPDSHADFVFSVAGEEFGLIMCFFIMSIFAFIVLRGLNTALKEHDDFTRYAVGGLVTVFGLQAVINMCVNLQLVPAKGMTLPFISYGGSSQIAIAISMGMVLALTRKRPEKRKQVGFALPQRAMPAE; encoded by the coding sequence ATGCAGAGCCGTCTCGACAAAAGCCCGGTTGCGACCTGGTGGTGGACCATCGATCGCTGGTTCCTGGCGGCGTTCCTGTCGCTGATGGGGCTGGGCATAGTTTTGTCCTTCGCCGCAAGTCCCGCGGTCGCCGAACGCATCGGCCTCGACAGTTTCCATTTCGCGACCAGGCAGATCATCTTCACCGTGCCGGCGCTCGGCGTGATGCTGGCGGTGTCCTTCCTCGATTCCAGAGAAATCCGGCGCATGGCGCTGATCATGCTGTGCCTGATGCTGGTGCTGATGGTGGCGGTGCTCTACATCGGCGTCGAGGTGAAAGGCGCGCGGCGCTGGGTGTCGCTTGCCGGCCTGTCGATCCAGCCCTCGGAGTTTTTGAAACCCGCCTTTGTCATCATGTGCGCCTGGCTGTTCGCCGAACACAAGCGCCAGCCCGACATTCCGGGCAATCTCTTCGCCATGTTGCTCTTGGTACTGGTCGTATCGCTGCTGGTGGCGCAGCCGGACCTCGGCCAGACCATGCTGACGACCGGCACCTGGGGCATCATGTTCTTCATGGCGGGGCTGCCATGGCTGTGGATCGTCGTGCTCGGAGCGGCCGGCGTCGGCGGCGTCTTTGCCGCCTATACGGTATTTCCGCACGTCGCCCTGCGTATCGACAAGTTCCTCACTGGCGAAGGCGACACGTTCCAGGTCGATATGGGCCGCGACGCATTGATCAATGGCGGCTGGTTCGGCGTCGGGCCGGGCGAGGGCACCGTCAAGCGGGTCATCCCCGACAGCCATGCCGATTTCGTCTTTTCGGTCGCGGGCGAGGAATTCGGATTGATCATGTGTTTCTTCATCATGTCCATCTTCGCCTTCATCGTGCTGCGCGGCCTCAACACGGCGCTGAAGGAGCATGACGATTTCACCCGCTATGCGGTCGGCGGCCTCGTCACCGTGTTCGGCCTGCAGGCAGTCATCAACATGTGCGTCAACCTGCAGCTGGTGCCGGCCAAGGGCATGACGCTGCCGTTCATCTCCTATGGCGGCTCTTCGCAGATTGCCATCGCCATCTCGATGGGAATGGTGCTGGCGCTGACGCGCAAGCGACCGGAAAAGCGCAAGCAGGTGGGCTTTGCCTTGCCACAGCGCGCCATGCCGGCGGAGTGA
- the murG gene encoding undecaprenyldiphospho-muramoylpentapeptide beta-N-acetylglucosaminyltransferase, translated as MARGVILLSAGGTGGHLFPAEALAHELNARGWTVHLATDDRAERFAGHFPAAAIHPIQSATLGSKNPVALLGAFWKIWRGVRQASAIIGRIRPDTVVGFGGYPTLPPLYAATRRKVPTLIHEQNAVMGRANRALASRVDAIAGGFLPQDESAVGAKTVTTGNPVRPQVLEAAKTAYVASAGDDPFRLLVFGGSQGAQFFSDAVPAAVALLPDALRKRLVITQQARADDVGRVKAAYAALGVVVEVSPFFSDMAARIAAAQLVMSRSGASTVSEIAVIGRPALLVPYPYALDHDQAANAAALAAAGGGEVEPQSSLSPERIAALIGALMAEPERLTAMAAAAKSVGKPDAARLLADLTEAIASRKTVSDFKKGTHA; from the coding sequence ATGGCCAGAGGCGTTATCCTTCTCTCGGCGGGCGGAACCGGCGGACATCTGTTTCCGGCCGAGGCACTGGCGCATGAGTTGAACGCGCGTGGCTGGACGGTGCATCTGGCGACCGACGACCGCGCTGAGCGCTTTGCCGGCCACTTCCCGGCCGCCGCCATCCACCCGATCCAGTCCGCGACGCTGGGCTCCAAAAATCCTGTTGCCCTGCTTGGCGCTTTCTGGAAAATCTGGCGCGGCGTGCGCCAGGCGTCCGCCATCATCGGCAGGATCAGGCCCGATACCGTGGTCGGCTTTGGCGGCTATCCGACCTTGCCGCCGCTCTACGCCGCGACGCGGCGCAAGGTGCCGACGCTGATCCACGAGCAGAACGCGGTGATGGGACGCGCCAACCGGGCGCTGGCCAGCCGCGTCGATGCGATTGCCGGTGGCTTCCTGCCCCAAGACGAAAGCGCCGTCGGCGCCAAGACGGTGACGACAGGCAATCCGGTTCGCCCACAGGTGCTCGAAGCCGCAAAGACCGCCTACGTCGCCTCGGCCGGAGATGATCCCTTCCGCCTGCTGGTGTTCGGCGGCAGCCAGGGCGCGCAGTTCTTCTCCGATGCGGTGCCGGCGGCCGTCGCTTTGCTCCCCGACGCACTCCGCAAGCGGCTGGTGATCACGCAGCAGGCTCGGGCCGATGACGTCGGGCGGGTGAAGGCGGCCTATGCAGCGCTCGGTGTCGTTGTCGAGGTCTCGCCCTTCTTCAGCGACATGGCGGCGCGTATAGCGGCCGCACAGCTGGTTATGTCGCGCTCCGGCGCGTCGACCGTCTCGGAAATCGCCGTCATCGGGCGACCGGCGCTGCTGGTGCCCTATCCCTATGCGCTCGATCACGACCAGGCCGCGAACGCAGCCGCTCTTGCGGCCGCCGGCGGTGGCGAGGTGGAGCCGCAATCCTCACTTTCGCCCGAGCGCATCGCGGCGTTGATCGGCGCCCTGATGGCCGAGCCCGAACGGCTCACGGCAATGGCTGCCGCGGCGAAGTCGGTCGGCAAACCGGATGCCGCACGGTTGCTCGCCGATCTCACAGAGGCTATTGCGTCCCGCAAAACCGTTTCGGATTTTAAGAAGGGAACGCACGCATGA
- the murC gene encoding UDP-N-acetylmuramate--L-alanine ligase: MKMPQTIGLVHFIGIGGIGMSGIAEVLHNLGYKVQGSDQADSANVQRLRDKGIECFVGHREENLGDAEVVVVSTAIKKSNPELKAAREKLLPIVRRAEMLAELMRFRQAVAIGGTHGKTTTTSMVATLLEAGGLDPTVINGGIINAYGTNARMGDGEWMVVEADESDGTFLKLPADIAVVTNIDPEHLDHYGSFEKVREAFRQFVENVPFYGFGVMCTDHPEVQALVGRIEDRRVITYGENAQADVRFTNHRMAGATSEFDVVIRDRKGRGQTTISDLRLPMPGRHNVSNATAAIAVAHELGLSAEAIKKGLSSFAGVKRRFTQTGSWNGVEVFDDYGHHPVEIAAVLKAARSATKGRVIAIAQPHRFTRLHDLFNEFSACFNDADTVMVAPVYAAGEEPIEGVTSDALVSRIRAGGHRDARYIEGPEAIAPVVRDLARPGDFVVFLGAGNITQWAYALPKELAVS; this comes from the coding sequence ATGAAGATGCCGCAGACCATAGGCCTCGTGCATTTCATCGGCATTGGCGGCATCGGCATGAGCGGCATCGCCGAAGTGCTGCACAATCTCGGCTACAAGGTGCAGGGGTCCGACCAGGCCGACAGCGCCAATGTGCAGCGGCTGCGCGACAAGGGGATCGAATGCTTTGTCGGCCACAGGGAAGAAAACCTCGGCGATGCCGAAGTGGTGGTTGTCTCGACGGCTATCAAGAAATCCAACCCCGAACTGAAGGCGGCACGGGAGAAATTGCTGCCGATCGTGCGCCGCGCCGAAATGCTGGCCGAACTGATGCGCTTCCGCCAGGCAGTGGCGATCGGCGGCACGCACGGCAAGACGACGACGACCTCGATGGTAGCGACGCTGCTCGAAGCCGGCGGGCTCGACCCGACCGTCATCAATGGCGGCATCATCAACGCCTATGGCACCAATGCGCGCATGGGGGACGGCGAGTGGATGGTGGTCGAAGCCGACGAGAGCGACGGGACCTTCCTCAAGCTGCCGGCCGATATCGCCGTCGTCACCAATATCGATCCCGAACATCTCGATCACTACGGCAGTTTCGAGAAGGTGCGCGAAGCCTTCCGCCAGTTCGTCGAGAACGTGCCGTTCTACGGCTTCGGCGTCATGTGCACCGACCACCCGGAGGTGCAGGCGCTGGTCGGCCGAATCGAGGATCGCCGCGTCATCACCTATGGCGAGAACGCGCAGGCCGACGTGCGCTTCACCAACCATCGCATGGCCGGCGCGACCTCGGAATTCGACGTGGTGATCCGCGACCGCAAGGGACGCGGCCAGACGACGATATCGGATCTGCGCCTGCCGATGCCCGGCCGCCACAACGTTTCCAATGCGACGGCGGCGATCGCGGTGGCGCATGAGCTCGGCCTGTCGGCCGAGGCGATCAAGAAAGGCCTGTCGTCCTTCGCCGGCGTCAAGCGTCGCTTCACCCAAACCGGCTCCTGGAATGGCGTCGAAGTGTTCGACGATTACGGCCACCATCCGGTCGAGATCGCTGCGGTGCTGAAAGCCGCGCGCAGCGCCACCAAGGGCCGCGTCATCGCCATTGCCCAGCCGCACCGTTTTACCCGGCTGCATGATCTGTTCAATGAATTCTCCGCCTGCTTCAACGACGCCGACACGGTGATGGTGGCGCCGGTCTACGCCGCCGGCGAGGAGCCGATCGAAGGCGTGACCTCGGATGCGCTGGTGTCGCGCATCCGGGCCGGCGGCCATCGCGACGCGCGCTACATCGAGGGTCCGGAGGCAATAGCGCCTGTTGTCCGTGATCTGGCCAGGCCCGGCGACTTCGTCGTCTTTCTCGGCGCCGGCAACATCACGCAATGGGCCTATGCGCTGCCCAAGGAGCTGGCCGTCTCATGA
- the murB gene encoding UDP-N-acetylmuramate dehydrogenase: MMQGQALIDRLGGRLAGLRGRITPNAEMDKITWFRAGGLAEALFQPADEADLAAFLKAVPEEIPLTIVGVGSNLLVRDGGIPGFVIRLSAKGFGETEIVSPTSIKAGAATPDKRIAAAALEAGIGGFHFYHGIPGAIGGALRMNAGANGVETRERVVEVRALDRKGNVQTLSNADMGYAYRHSSAPSGLIFTSAIFEGFAEDKAVIKAAMDAVQNHRETVQPIREKTGGSTFKNPEGTSAWKEIDKAGCRGLLIGGAQMSPMHCNFMINTGTATGYELEYLGETVRTRVLEHSGIRLHWEIKRIGDFRPGHAVQEFLGQLL; this comes from the coding sequence ATGATGCAGGGCCAGGCGCTGATCGACAGACTTGGCGGCCGGCTTGCCGGCCTGCGCGGCCGCATCACGCCGAATGCCGAGATGGACAAGATCACCTGGTTCCGCGCCGGAGGACTGGCCGAGGCGCTCTTTCAGCCAGCGGACGAGGCGGACCTCGCTGCTTTCCTGAAAGCGGTTCCCGAAGAGATACCGCTGACCATAGTCGGCGTCGGCTCGAACTTGCTTGTGCGCGATGGGGGTATTCCGGGTTTCGTCATAAGACTGTCGGCCAAGGGGTTCGGTGAAACCGAAATTGTTTCGCCGACATCGATCAAGGCTGGCGCGGCCACGCCCGACAAGCGCATTGCCGCGGCGGCGCTGGAAGCCGGCATCGGCGGCTTCCATTTCTACCACGGCATACCGGGCGCCATCGGCGGGGCGCTGAGGATGAACGCCGGCGCCAATGGCGTCGAGACGCGCGAGCGCGTCGTCGAGGTGCGTGCGCTCGACCGCAAGGGCAACGTCCAGACGCTGAGCAATGCCGATATGGGCTATGCCTACCGGCACTCGTCGGCACCGTCCGGGCTGATCTTTACCTCGGCGATTTTCGAGGGCTTTGCCGAGGACAAGGCAGTGATCAAGGCGGCGATGGACGCGGTGCAGAACCATCGCGAGACGGTGCAGCCGATCCGCGAGAAGACCGGTGGCTCGACCTTCAAGAATCCTGAAGGCACCTCAGCCTGGAAAGAGATCGACAAGGCAGGGTGTCGCGGCCTGCTGATCGGCGGCGCGCAGATGTCGCCCATGCACTGCAATTTCATGATCAACACCGGGACAGCGACCGGCTACGAACTCGAATATCTCGGCGAAACAGTGCGCACGCGGGTGCTCGAACATTCCGGCATCCGGCTGCACTGGGAGATCAAGCGCATCGGGGACTTCCGCCCCGGACACGCCGTGCAGGAGTTTCTTGGACAGCTGCTCTAG